From a single Halodesulfovibrio marinisediminis DSM 17456 genomic region:
- a CDS encoding aldehyde ferredoxin oxidoreductase family protein has translation MRILRINTRTQEYAFEELGEYASLGGRALTSRVVNKEVPADCHALSAENKLVFASGVLACTNAANSGRVSVGAKSPLTGGIKESNSGGQFANQMGKMELQAIILEDKPEDDADFTNIFISKDEVKFSSASNIVGMHNYPAQEKLQEEFGKKAVTCLCGPAGEHCMQAATIQFSDPEGLPTRSAGRGGMGAVLGSKKVKSIILDPEVKGKAVMGDEEGFKAARKEWTDILRSHPVTSQGLPAYGTAILVNIINEAGALPTKNFRDGRFENASKISGETMADTITKREGKVSHGCHTGCIIQCSQVYNDKNGKMLTTGFEYETIWGFGAHLLIDDLDLIATMDRTCDEIGMDTIEMASALAMAMEGGLIAWGDGPAALEFLRKVGTGDPVGRILGNGAGFTAAAFGVDRIPTVKNQAMPAYDPRAVKGVGVTYATTPMGADHTAGYAVCQNVLKCGGDVDGHDKEGNVEVSKNLQIATAAVDSLGLCLFVAFAVLDDERGVPCMAKLVSGLLGSEYSVDDVVNLGVGALQDELDFNRRAGFTDKDDQLPRWFTEEALPPHNVKWDFSNEELQKAKV, from the coding sequence ATGAGAATTCTCAGAATCAATACTCGTACTCAAGAGTATGCGTTTGAAGAGTTGGGTGAGTATGCAAGTCTTGGTGGTCGTGCATTAACTTCCCGCGTTGTAAACAAAGAAGTACCTGCTGATTGTCATGCACTTTCCGCAGAAAACAAGCTTGTTTTTGCTTCCGGTGTGCTTGCTTGCACCAACGCTGCTAACTCTGGCCGTGTTTCTGTAGGCGCTAAGTCTCCACTTACCGGTGGTATTAAAGAAAGTAACTCTGGTGGCCAGTTTGCTAACCAGATGGGTAAAATGGAACTTCAGGCAATTATCCTCGAAGATAAGCCGGAAGACGATGCAGATTTTACAAACATCTTTATTTCCAAAGACGAAGTAAAATTCTCTTCTGCTAGCAACATCGTTGGTATGCACAACTACCCGGCACAGGAAAAACTGCAGGAAGAGTTTGGTAAAAAAGCAGTTACCTGTCTTTGTGGTCCTGCTGGTGAACATTGCATGCAGGCAGCAACCATTCAGTTCTCCGACCCTGAAGGTCTCCCTACCCGTTCAGCTGGTCGTGGTGGTATGGGTGCTGTTCTTGGTTCCAAGAAAGTTAAATCCATCATCCTTGACCCTGAAGTTAAGGGCAAAGCTGTTATGGGTGATGAAGAAGGCTTCAAAGCAGCCCGTAAAGAATGGACTGACATTCTTCGCAGCCACCCAGTAACCAGTCAGGGTCTTCCTGCATACGGTACCGCTATCCTCGTTAACATCATTAACGAAGCTGGTGCGTTGCCAACCAAAAACTTCCGTGACGGTCGTTTTGAAAATGCTAGTAAGATTTCCGGCGAAACCATGGCAGACACCATCACCAAACGTGAAGGTAAAGTTTCCCACGGTTGTCACACCGGTTGTATCATCCAGTGTTCTCAGGTTTACAACGATAAGAATGGCAAAATGCTCACCACTGGTTTTGAATATGAAACCATCTGGGGCTTTGGCGCACATCTTCTTATCGATGACCTCGATCTCATCGCTACAATGGACCGTACCTGTGACGAAATCGGTATGGACACCATCGAAATGGCAAGCGCACTTGCAATGGCAATGGAAGGCGGCCTGATCGCATGGGGTGATGGCCCTGCAGCGCTTGAGTTCCTCAGAAAAGTTGGTACCGGCGATCCTGTAGGCCGTATCCTTGGTAACGGCGCAGGCTTTACCGCAGCAGCATTCGGTGTTGACCGTATTCCGACTGTTAAAAACCAGGCTATGCCAGCATACGACCCACGCGCAGTAAAAGGTGTAGGTGTTACCTACGCAACTACTCCAATGGGTGCTGACCACACTGCCGGTTACGCAGTATGTCAGAACGTACTCAAATGCGGTGGCGATGTTGATGGTCACGACAAAGAAGGCAACGTTGAAGTTTCTAAAAACCTTCAGATTGCAACCGCTGCTGTTGACTCCCTTGGTCTCTGTCTCTTCGTAGCGTTCGCAGTTCTTGATGACGAACGTGGTGTGCCATGTATGGCAAAACTCGTTTCCGGTCTCCTTGGTTCCGAATACTCCGTTGATGACGTAGTAAACCTCGGTGTTGGTGCGCTTCAGGATGAGCTCGATTTTAACCGTCGCGCTGGCTTCACCGATAAAGATGATCAGCTTCCACGTTGGTTCACTGAAGAAGCTCTCCCACCACATAACGTGAAATGGGACTTCTCCAACGAAGAACTTCAGAAAGCTAAAGTTTAA
- a CDS encoding response regulator, producing MDKTIRVVIADDHKVFLEGLCSLVKDEKDIEIVGKASNGVELLELVAELRPDVVISDISMPDMNGIAAAQKITQEFPDTRIIALSMHKDTQFVREILKTNAYGFLLKDCCFDELAHAVRSAMKGEICLSQPLRDSVVMDYIGTLRKPQDEDVTLSARESEVLKLIAEGNSTKEVAEQLCISVKTVETHRSKIMQKTKYTSVAELTKYAIRCGLTTV from the coding sequence ATGGATAAAACTATCCGTGTTGTCATTGCGGATGACCATAAGGTTTTTTTAGAAGGTCTTTGCTCTTTAGTTAAAGACGAAAAGGACATTGAAATTGTCGGAAAGGCCAGTAACGGAGTAGAGCTGCTGGAGCTGGTTGCCGAATTGCGTCCTGATGTTGTTATCTCTGATATCAGCATGCCGGACATGAACGGTATTGCGGCTGCGCAGAAAATTACTCAGGAATTCCCTGATACGCGTATCATCGCATTGTCGATGCATAAGGACACACAGTTCGTGCGGGAAATCCTTAAGACAAATGCATATGGTTTCTTGTTAAAAGATTGTTGTTTTGATGAACTAGCACATGCTGTGAGGTCTGCAATGAAAGGCGAAATATGTCTTAGCCAGCCTCTCAGGGACTCCGTAGTCATGGACTACATAGGAACATTGCGTAAACCTCAGGATGAGGACGTCACACTTTCCGCAAGAGAAAGTGAAGTGCTTAAATTAATTGCAGAAGGCAACAGCACCAAAGAAGTTGCAGAGCAGTTGTGCATTAGTGTTAAAACAGTAGAAACGCACCGAAGTAAGATTATGCAAAAAACGAAATATACAAGTGTGGCAGAGCTCACAAAGTACGCTATTCGTTGTGGATTGACGACTGTTTAA
- a CDS encoding PAS domain-containing sensor histidine kinase, producing the protein MPNILKNSVVVDALCLSGIALCMAVAGAVYFFNVELSRQGLLVLLCGVPIVILSLVAFVYRKQQKEIVENKTALLIELADTKLQVRILQRSETLMQSIFNASQNVYYVFDEFCVCQNVITSREDLLRCCHPVEPTGKKLAELFDEKMSNTIRRALLKSLDCKRLQILEYCVEHAGKEYWLEGRALALPQHGCGPRKIVWVARDITEEKRNREAVRVLSTRLALSEEQQRRKIAVELHDSLGQILAIVKMRLNLLRRYLSEGDELALLDSSMEQLGSGIELTRTLVWELSPPTLYALGLVSAVEWLGEKYAKEHDIEFIVEDDLQCCIWGSDFKIIMFRIVRELMANVVKHSGASSCTIEFYNRSDGVVITVHDNGKGFPDRTAGGGFRKGFGLLTIQESVRHLGGDVTFTTNSVGGNVLIFIPFKQAAPALNVEMSAATGTYDG; encoded by the coding sequence TTGCCAAATATTCTTAAAAATAGTGTAGTTGTAGACGCTCTTTGTCTATCCGGTATTGCTCTATGTATGGCTGTGGCGGGGGCGGTTTACTTTTTTAATGTTGAACTGAGTAGGCAGGGGCTGCTTGTGCTCTTGTGCGGTGTACCGATTGTCATTCTGAGCCTTGTTGCCTTTGTGTATCGTAAGCAGCAGAAAGAGATAGTTGAGAACAAGACAGCATTGTTGATTGAATTGGCAGATACCAAACTTCAGGTCCGTATTCTGCAACGCAGTGAAACGTTAATGCAGTCTATTTTTAATGCCTCACAGAATGTGTATTATGTTTTTGATGAATTTTGCGTGTGTCAGAATGTTATTACATCCCGTGAAGATTTATTAAGATGTTGTCATCCTGTAGAACCTACGGGGAAAAAACTGGCCGAGCTTTTTGATGAAAAAATGTCGAACACGATACGCCGTGCTTTGTTGAAAAGCCTTGATTGCAAGCGACTACAGATTCTTGAATATTGTGTGGAGCATGCAGGTAAAGAATACTGGTTGGAAGGGCGTGCCCTTGCTCTGCCACAGCACGGTTGTGGCCCTCGAAAAATAGTGTGGGTTGCACGTGATATCACTGAAGAGAAGCGCAACCGCGAGGCTGTACGCGTGTTATCGACACGCCTTGCACTGTCTGAAGAACAGCAGCGTCGTAAGATTGCGGTCGAATTACATGACAGTCTTGGTCAGATTTTAGCAATCGTTAAAATGCGCCTCAACTTGCTACGTCGATATTTGTCAGAAGGTGACGAGCTTGCATTGCTGGATTCCAGTATGGAACAGCTCGGGAGTGGTATTGAACTGACACGAACCCTTGTGTGGGAGCTAAGCCCCCCTACATTGTATGCTTTGGGTCTTGTTTCTGCTGTGGAGTGGCTTGGTGAGAAGTACGCCAAGGAACACGATATTGAGTTTATTGTTGAAGATGATCTACAGTGCTGCATATGGGGTAGTGACTTCAAGATCATTATGTTCCGTATTGTTCGTGAACTTATGGCAAATGTAGTTAAACATTCCGGCGCGTCTTCATGTACAATTGAATTTTATAACCGTTCAGACGGTGTTGTTATTACCGTACATGATAATGGGAAGGGGTTTCCCGATAGGACAGCAGGAGGGGGCTTCAGAAAAGGTTTTGGTCTGCTGACCATTCAAGAGTCAGTCCGTCATCTTGGAGGAGATGTAACGTTCACCACTAATTCTGTTGGCGGCAACGTTCTTATATTTATTCCATTCAAACAAGCTGCGCCCGCTCTTAATGTAGAAATGAGTGCAGCAACAGGAACATACGATGGATAA
- a CDS encoding cytochrome P460 family protein — protein MAESVQNIRRVVWLMFFAVLFACPAMAVSIPSGGISSFEEWEKAFNKWDSGRAEWKQPRMAPNKLPFPVDYRDWRVLSVSHHEDQESIRVILGNDVAIRAAREKRFTPWPEGAMLIKVLWRQRRLPTWKESWVPAEILGVGIMYKDREQFADTLGWGFSLWQSEHFELPEDFNTDVQGCVQCHSPLKDSDYVFTVPAIFP, from the coding sequence GTGGCAGAGTCCGTGCAGAATATACGACGAGTTGTATGGCTTATGTTCTTTGCTGTTTTGTTTGCGTGTCCGGCAATGGCGGTATCTATTCCGTCTGGCGGTATTTCTTCTTTTGAAGAGTGGGAGAAGGCTTTTAACAAGTGGGATAGTGGGCGAGCAGAGTGGAAGCAGCCACGAATGGCACCGAACAAGCTGCCGTTTCCTGTTGATTATCGCGACTGGCGGGTGCTGAGCGTCTCCCATCATGAGGATCAGGAGTCTATTCGGGTTATTTTGGGGAATGATGTGGCGATTCGCGCTGCTCGTGAGAAGAGGTTTACTCCGTGGCCGGAAGGGGCCATGCTGATTAAAGTGCTATGGCGCCAGCGTAGATTACCTACGTGGAAAGAATCATGGGTTCCTGCGGAAATTCTTGGGGTCGGTATTATGTACAAAGATAGGGAGCAGTTTGCTGACACTCTTGGTTGGGGGTTTTCGCTTTGGCAGTCAGAACATTTTGAATTACCGGAAGATTTTAATACAGATGTGCAGGGCTGTGTACAGTGCCATTCTCCGTTAAAGGACAGTGACTATGTGTTTACGGTTCCTGCTATTTTTCCTTAG
- a CDS encoding DUF1269 domain-containing protein — MADLVVIAYDSEQRAAEVRAELLKMAGEYLVDIEDAAIAIHKQNGKVKLQQIHDLTAAGAIGGSFWGVLIGLLVLHPLLGLVVGAGAGAAAGAFSDVGINDNFMKELGGKLTPGTSALFVLSSKMTSERVLERLKNSGGHVMQTSLSHEDEERLRKAIGDK, encoded by the coding sequence ATGGCCGATTTAGTGGTGATTGCCTATGATTCGGAGCAGCGTGCTGCAGAAGTTCGTGCAGAGCTGTTAAAGATGGCTGGCGAATACCTAGTAGATATTGAAGATGCTGCGATTGCAATTCATAAACAGAATGGCAAAGTGAAGTTGCAGCAAATACATGATTTGACGGCCGCAGGTGCCATTGGTGGCAGTTTCTGGGGAGTGCTGATTGGTCTTTTGGTACTGCATCCCTTGCTTGGATTGGTAGTAGGGGCCGGAGCCGGTGCAGCTGCGGGGGCATTCAGTGATGTAGGGATTAACGATAACTTTATGAAAGAGCTTGGTGGAAAGTTGACTCCGGGAACCTCTGCCTTGTTTGTTTTGAGTTCTAAAATGACCTCTGAGCGTGTTCTTGAGCGGTTGAAAAATAGTGGAGGGCACGTAATGCAGACTTCACTTTCACATGAAGATGAAGAACGACTGCGTAAAGCCATTGGCGATAAATAG
- a CDS encoding VOC family protein, whose amino-acid sequence MKLGYVTLYVDDIPEAIAFYENVLGLTLRFKHESGMYAEMETGNTVLAFSHHELATQLVPQGYQKAHPDKEALGMQIGFNVENVSEAYQKALENGASTITPPEVKPWNFESAMVKDPSGHLVEFCKPVHAVNPS is encoded by the coding sequence ATGAAGTTAGGATATGTGACTCTGTATGTAGATGACATTCCAGAAGCAATCGCGTTCTACGAGAACGTGCTCGGCCTCACCCTTCGGTTCAAACACGAAAGCGGCATGTACGCAGAAATGGAAACCGGAAACACTGTTCTTGCTTTTTCCCACCACGAACTCGCAACACAACTTGTCCCTCAAGGCTACCAAAAGGCACACCCAGACAAAGAAGCACTAGGTATGCAAATAGGTTTTAATGTCGAAAATGTCTCTGAGGCCTACCAAAAAGCGCTTGAAAACGGTGCAAGTACCATAACGCCACCGGAAGTTAAACCGTGGAACTTTGAATCAGCCATGGTTAAAGACCCTAGCGGACACCTTGTTGAGTTTTGCAAACCAGTCCATGCAGTGAATCCATCATAA
- a CDS encoding phosphoethanolamine transferase, which yields MAFPKTNITLLLLSLAFAGMMYLPLSQLSPTYALFAFTYLVLFHYSIFAIALRIKKIAIIVIPVLLFLSTVGAYLYNFLNIKISDNLLFLLIETTVGEASETLTPQFVLSIVIALLLSISAYAAIKRCTQPPKLKWPILLLLLLIPINVALSKCNKHPIAVQLRPSIATKYAFPFCVIDSVANFSIRWVQYKTRPKPKSSASLDSELITPQQTEPLTVIFVIGESARADHFQINGYSRETTPHLIKEKNVITYGAIRSFAALTRISVPAMLTPATSAHPKITTNSFLDLFVKHGFATAWISANSRAVYSSDMPTTRIMGNAQQTIFRNDFTTADYSTFRDEMMLPVVKRVLSNIDGNRTIVIHTRGSHFNYHTKYSEKYRKFTPDKYSNYENLNTVINAYDNSILATDAFLANLYDLVRDKNALVIYSSDHGESLGEDGIFMHGNKKRPEQRNVPLIIWYSDKYAIHNPRYVEALKQQIGKSLSHDILFPWTINLGGIALKNTSLPVLMN from the coding sequence ATGGCATTTCCAAAAACGAATATCACCCTCTTGTTGCTCTCTCTTGCCTTTGCAGGAATGATGTACCTGCCGTTATCACAACTTAGTCCTACATACGCTCTATTCGCGTTTACGTACTTAGTCCTTTTTCACTACAGTATTTTTGCCATTGCCCTTAGAATCAAGAAAATAGCAATAATCGTAATCCCTGTTCTGCTCTTTTTAAGCACGGTCGGTGCCTATCTTTACAACTTCCTCAACATTAAAATTAGCGACAACCTGTTATTTCTCTTAATTGAAACAACAGTAGGTGAAGCAAGCGAAACCCTCACCCCACAGTTTGTTCTATCTATCGTTATTGCTCTGCTTCTCTCCATTTCTGCATATGCTGCCATCAAACGATGCACTCAGCCCCCCAAACTTAAGTGGCCGATTCTACTACTCTTACTCCTTATTCCAATTAACGTCGCCTTATCTAAATGCAACAAGCATCCTATAGCCGTACAGCTGCGCCCATCCATTGCAACAAAATATGCCTTTCCGTTTTGCGTCATCGATTCTGTAGCCAACTTTTCCATTCGCTGGGTTCAATACAAAACTAGACCAAAACCTAAGAGTTCTGCCTCACTCGATTCTGAACTCATTACCCCACAGCAAACCGAGCCACTCACAGTTATCTTTGTTATTGGAGAATCCGCACGAGCCGATCATTTCCAGATCAATGGATATTCCAGAGAGACAACTCCGCACCTTATCAAAGAAAAAAATGTCATTACCTATGGTGCAATCCGTTCATTTGCTGCCCTTACAAGAATTTCTGTTCCGGCAATGCTTACTCCGGCAACTTCTGCACATCCGAAAATCACAACAAACTCATTTCTTGATTTATTCGTTAAGCACGGATTCGCCACAGCGTGGATCTCAGCAAACAGCAGGGCTGTCTATAGTAGTGACATGCCAACAACTCGCATTATGGGAAATGCGCAGCAAACTATTTTTCGAAACGATTTTACTACTGCTGACTACTCTACATTCAGGGATGAAATGATGCTCCCTGTAGTTAAGAGGGTACTTTCCAACATTGATGGTAATCGAACCATTGTTATACATACCCGTGGAAGTCACTTTAATTACCATACAAAGTACTCAGAAAAATATCGGAAATTTACTCCGGACAAATACAGCAACTACGAAAATCTAAACACTGTCATTAACGCATACGATAATAGTATCCTTGCTACAGACGCATTTTTAGCCAATTTATATGACTTGGTCAGAGATAAAAATGCACTTGTTATCTATTCATCAGATCACGGTGAATCGCTTGGAGAAGACGGCATATTCATGCACGGCAATAAAAAAAGGCCTGAACAACGAAATGTGCCGCTAATCATCTGGTACTCTGACAAATATGCGATCCATAACCCACGGTATGTTGAGGCCTTGAAACAACAAATCGGGAAATCGTTATCGCATGATATCCTCTTCCCGTGGACAATTAACCTTGGAGGTATTGCACTCAAAAACACTTCCTTGCCTGTATTAATGAACTAA
- a CDS encoding ABC transporter ATP-binding protein, translating to MAEYVNKRTNRGAFEGEAPFVRLKRISKHFGKVRANHEITLDIRPGMIKALLGENGAGKSTLMSILSGRFQQTSGDILVDGKLTMFTSPKDAIKAGIGMVYQHFMLVESMTVAQNVLLGQEKAFLVSPKAQEKEVADLAEQYGLPIDPSAVVSSLSMGEKQRVEILKLLYRDSRVLILDEPTAVLTPTETEQLFEAMWRMADQGKSLVFISHKLKEVMAVADEIAILRKGEIVDEFKGSDVPNETVLANRMVGRDVELSLDAKPVELGSTVLDVQGLDGDGLEEIMLSVKKGEIVAIAGVAGNGQKELVEVVCGLRKPVRGEVAILGLEWHDFYPRPPRKGRSLAYIPEDRQGLATCKYVDLVDNFLLTTRHSFTTGPFLNRCKAVDTTIDIVEQFNVQPGHIDADARALSGGNLQKLVIGREFFRQPDIIVAENPTQGLDISATEEVWQRLLEVRNRAGILLITSELNEALQLADRIAVMYRGRIIDQFPKSDTKKVEAIGLMMAGVTPE from the coding sequence GTGGCTGAATACGTCAATAAACGAACCAATCGTGGCGCATTTGAAGGTGAGGCACCGTTTGTTCGTCTGAAAAGAATTAGCAAACACTTTGGTAAGGTGCGTGCTAACCACGAAATCACTCTCGATATTCGCCCGGGTATGATTAAAGCATTGCTTGGTGAGAACGGCGCGGGTAAATCTACCCTTATGTCCATTCTCTCCGGCAGATTCCAGCAGACTTCCGGTGATATTCTGGTAGACGGCAAACTCACAATGTTTACCTCTCCGAAAGATGCGATTAAAGCAGGCATCGGTATGGTGTATCAGCATTTTATGCTGGTAGAATCCATGACGGTTGCTCAGAACGTTCTGCTTGGTCAGGAAAAAGCGTTTCTTGTCAGCCCGAAAGCGCAGGAAAAAGAAGTTGCGGATCTGGCAGAGCAATACGGTCTGCCGATTGATCCTTCTGCCGTTGTTTCTTCCCTGTCCATGGGGGAAAAGCAGCGTGTGGAAATTCTCAAGCTGTTGTATCGCGACAGCCGCGTACTGATTCTTGATGAACCGACAGCCGTTCTTACTCCGACTGAGACTGAGCAGCTTTTTGAAGCTATGTGGCGCATGGCAGACCAAGGTAAATCTCTCGTCTTTATTTCCCATAAACTCAAAGAAGTTATGGCAGTAGCAGACGAAATTGCAATTCTCCGTAAGGGTGAAATTGTAGACGAATTTAAAGGATCCGACGTTCCGAACGAAACTGTGCTTGCTAACCGCATGGTTGGTCGTGACGTTGAGCTTTCTCTTGATGCGAAGCCTGTTGAGCTTGGCTCCACCGTTTTGGATGTCCAGGGGCTTGATGGCGACGGCCTTGAAGAAATCATGCTTTCCGTTAAGAAAGGTGAGATTGTCGCAATTGCCGGTGTTGCAGGTAACGGGCAGAAGGAGCTTGTAGAAGTCGTCTGTGGTCTCCGTAAGCCGGTACGTGGCGAAGTAGCAATCCTCGGTCTTGAATGGCACGACTTCTACCCGCGTCCTCCAAGAAAAGGACGCTCTCTCGCGTACATTCCGGAAGATCGCCAAGGTCTCGCAACCTGTAAGTATGTTGACCTTGTAGACAACTTCCTGCTGACAACGCGTCACTCGTTCACAACAGGACCGTTCCTGAACCGTTGTAAAGCTGTTGATACAACTATCGATATTGTAGAGCAGTTTAACGTACAGCCTGGTCACATCGATGCAGACGCACGAGCTCTTTCCGGCGGTAACCTGCAGAAGCTCGTTATCGGTCGAGAGTTCTTCCGTCAGCCTGACATCATCGTTGCAGAAAACCCGACACAGGGGCTCGATATTTCCGCAACCGAGGAAGTATGGCAGCGTCTGTTGGAAGTTAGAAATCGTGCCGGTATTCTGCTCATTACATCAGAGCTGAACGAGGCATTGCAACTCGCAGACCGCATCGCAGTAATGTATCGTGGACGCATTATCGATCAGTTCCCGAAATCGGATACCAAGAAGGTTGAAGCAATCGGGCTTATGATGGCAGGTGTTACACCTGAATAA
- a CDS encoding ABC transporter permease, which produces MGLELIIPILAATIQSGTPILYATLGEMLTERSGVLNLGVEGMMIFGAFFAFLVSHYTGNPWLAFACAGILAGFFGLAHAIVCLVFQGNQVVSGLALTILGVGLADFLGTAYVGMSAAGFSPFDFPVLASVPVIGDIFFKQDALVYLSYLLPFLFWFFMTRTRWGLALGAAGENPAACFAAGLNPVKLRWAGIYFGGVLCGLGGAYLSLAYTHLWTNNMTAGRGWIAVALVIFAFWRPGRAMFGAYLFGGIMAFQMRLQAVGATLPSSLLLMLPYALTVIVLLFSSARGKGRQAPAALGVNIEPGE; this is translated from the coding sequence GTGGGCTTAGAACTTATTATTCCTATTCTGGCTGCGACTATTCAGTCCGGTACTCCAATTCTGTATGCAACTCTCGGTGAGATGCTGACAGAGCGTTCCGGCGTGTTGAACCTTGGTGTTGAAGGTATGATGATCTTCGGCGCATTTTTTGCGTTTTTAGTTTCACATTATACCGGCAACCCGTGGCTCGCATTTGCCTGTGCCGGTATTCTTGCCGGATTCTTCGGGCTTGCACATGCCATTGTTTGTCTTGTTTTCCAAGGCAATCAGGTTGTATCCGGCCTTGCTCTTACCATCCTTGGTGTCGGTCTGGCAGACTTCCTCGGCACAGCATACGTGGGCATGTCTGCAGCGGGCTTTTCACCGTTCGATTTTCCAGTACTGGCGTCTGTTCCTGTAATTGGCGATATCTTCTTTAAGCAGGATGCGCTGGTATATCTGTCCTACTTGCTGCCGTTCTTGTTCTGGTTCTTTATGACCAGAACCCGCTGGGGGCTTGCTCTTGGTGCAGCCGGTGAGAACCCTGCCGCATGTTTTGCCGCAGGTCTTAACCCTGTAAAACTGCGCTGGGCCGGTATCTATTTTGGCGGTGTCCTGTGTGGCCTTGGCGGTGCGTATCTGTCTCTTGCCTACACCCATTTGTGGACAAACAATATGACAGCAGGACGTGGCTGGATTGCGGTAGCATTGGTTATTTTTGCATTCTGGCGTCCGGGACGCGCAATGTTCGGCGCGTATCTATTTGGTGGGATTATGGCATTCCAGATGCGTTTGCAGGCCGTTGGTGCGACACTGCCGTCTTCGCTGCTGCTTATGCTTCCATACGCATTGACAGTTATTGTTCTTCTATTTTCATCAGCGCGAGGCAAGGGACGTCAGGCTCCTGCTGCTCTCGGCGTGAATATTGAGCCGGGAGAATAG
- a CDS encoding ABC transporter permease, whose protein sequence is MLGFTIEKRQEPLKWGSFFIFLVALVFSLGVSGLLLAIQGKPPLEAMYLLWDGAFAHDWALEDTVLKAIPIFLCSLGVAVCFRMQIWNIGAEGQYALGAVGATWVVLSMPDAPMWALLPLMFLAAAVLGGLWAIIPALLREKMGLNEIISTLMFNYIGILFLEFLVYGAWKDPASFGFPMTIMFPDTAIIGEFFGRIHWGILVCAGAAAALTVFLKHTRLGFEIMVSGENPRAARYARMPYSALVVLVMGICGALAGWAGLIETSATLNRLQPTIMVGYGFTAIVVAWLARLRITSIAGYSILLAGLRVGVENLQLELQVPASFTGIMQGLILLSVLAGQFFNWYSFQRSKRG, encoded by the coding sequence ATGCTAGGTTTTACTATTGAAAAACGTCAGGAGCCCCTTAAGTGGGGCTCCTTTTTTATCTTTCTGGTTGCGTTGGTATTCTCCCTTGGCGTAAGCGGGCTGTTGCTGGCTATTCAGGGAAAACCACCGTTAGAAGCAATGTACCTGTTATGGGACGGAGCCTTTGCACATGACTGGGCACTTGAGGATACTGTTCTCAAAGCTATCCCTATTTTCCTCTGTTCCTTAGGGGTTGCAGTTTGCTTCCGTATGCAGATTTGGAATATCGGCGCAGAAGGGCAGTATGCTCTTGGTGCTGTCGGGGCAACTTGGGTTGTGCTGAGTATGCCGGATGCACCTATGTGGGCACTGTTGCCGCTTATGTTCCTTGCTGCGGCAGTGCTTGGCGGTCTCTGGGCGATTATTCCGGCTCTGCTGCGTGAAAAGATGGGACTCAACGAAATTATTTCGACTCTGATGTTTAACTACATCGGTATCCTGTTCTTAGAGTTTCTTGTCTACGGCGCATGGAAGGATCCAGCAAGTTTCGGCTTCCCGATGACCATTATGTTCCCTGACACAGCAATTATCGGCGAGTTCTTTGGCCGAATCCATTGGGGCATTCTTGTCTGTGCGGGCGCTGCGGCTGCATTAACCGTATTTTTAAAACATACCCGCCTTGGCTTTGAAATCATGGTTAGCGGTGAGAACCCTCGTGCAGCCCGTTATGCGCGTATGCCATACAGCGCTCTTGTTGTGCTGGTAATGGGCATATGCGGCGCGCTGGCAGGCTGGGCAGGGCTGATTGAAACATCTGCAACGCTTAACCGTCTTCAGCCGACGATTATGGTGGGCTACGGTTTCACCGCAATCGTTGTTGCATGGCTTGCACGTCTGCGTATTACCTCCATTGCAGGGTACTCCATTCTTTTGGCGGGCCTGCGTGTAGGTGTAGAAAACTTACAGCTTGAATTGCAGGTGCCAGCTTCATTTACCGGCATCATGCAGGGACTTATTCTGTTAAGCGTGTTGGCTGGGCAGTTCTTTAACTGGTACTCATTCCAGAGAAGCAAGCGAGGATAA